The proteins below come from a single Aspergillus oryzae RIB40 DNA, chromosome 5 genomic window:
- a CDS encoding sterol desaturase family protein (C-4 sterol methyl oxidase), whose translation MPKLETHWATIVTSYSPSTIEFTGTLLIQLLTFWLPSLIYLTLPTLFPTWSNNHKIQPAPKQPTKKEIHHCFKIVLRNQLLTTTLHLLQLNLLNKGTSSYTLTPTFPSLPILARDFLLSLLAREALFYYAHRFLHRPYFYVRIHKQHHKFTAPIALAAQFAHPIEQIFANALPISLPPQLLGSHVLTFWAFLGYELFVTATVHSGFDFFGGKARMHDLHHEKFNLNYGSLGLLDWVHGTDRLEKRRD comes from the coding sequence ATGCCAAAACTAGAAACCCACTGGGCGACGATCGTGACAAGCTACAGTCCCTCAACAATAGAATTCACCGGAACGCTTCTAATCCAACTCCTCACCTTCTGGCTCCCCTCCCTAATCTACCTGACCCTCCCCACCCTATTCCCAACCTGGTcaaacaaccacaaaatCCAACCGGCCCCAAAACAACCGaccaaaaaggaaatccACCACTGCTTCAAAATCGTCCTCCGCAACCAACTCCTAACCACAACCCTCCACCTACTCCAACTAAACCTCCTCAACAAGGGCACCTCCTCCTACACCCTAACACCCACCTTCCCAAGCCTCCCAATCCTAGCCCGCGacttcctcctcagcctcctcgCTCGCGAAGCCCTCTTCTACTACGCCCACCGCTTCCTCCACCGTCCCTACTTCTACGTCCGCATCCACAAACAGCACCACAAGTTCACGGCCCCCATCGCCCTCGCCGCGCAGTTCGCCCACCCCATCGAACAGATCTTCGCTAATGCGCTGCCGATCTCCCTGCCGCCGCAGTTGCTGGGGAGTCATGTGTTGACTTTTTGGGCGTTTTTGGGGTATGAGTTGTTTGTGACGGCGACTGTGCATAGTGggtttgatttctttggGGGGAAGGCGAGGATGCATGATTTGCATCATGAGAAGTTTAATTTGAATTATGGGAGTCTGGGGTTGCTGGATTGGGTGCATGGGACTGATcggttggagaagaggagggattgA